A DNA window from Deinococcus ruber contains the following coding sequences:
- a CDS encoding SDR family NAD(P)-dependent oxidoreductase, whose protein sequence is MTHKQHPLHSGFPAASTADDVLAGVDLSGKNVIVTGGHAGIGLETTRALSKAGASVMVGARNPEQAALALAGIDRVEVGQLDLLDPQSIDAFAARWLASGRPLHILINGAGASGGPARDARGYEKHFATNHLGHFQLTLALLPALRAAHGARVVNVSSGAQRFADIQWDDPNFTDGRNLHLAYAQSKTANVLFAVELDRRWEGAGIRGYAVHPGVVAGTKLNSSVGDEALRKMGLIDEQGQAIIDPEVGKKTPQQGASTIVFAATSPLLNEIGGVYLRDNDISPLDEEVKPLTAQSIPSDVAPHSIDPHSAQRLWQLSEQLLAK, encoded by the coding sequence ATGACCCACAAGCAACATCCCTTGCACAGCGGCTTTCCTGCCGCCTCGACCGCCGACGACGTTCTTGCGGGCGTCGACCTGTCCGGAAAGAACGTCATCGTCACAGGCGGCCACGCCGGGATCGGTCTGGAAACCACCCGCGCCCTCAGCAAAGCGGGTGCTTCGGTGATGGTGGGCGCACGGAATCCCGAGCAGGCGGCCCTTGCGCTGGCCGGAATCGACCGGGTGGAGGTGGGCCAATTGGATCTGCTCGATCCCCAGTCCATCGATGCCTTCGCGGCCCGCTGGCTGGCTTCGGGCCGCCCGCTCCACATCCTGATCAACGGCGCGGGGGCCTCCGGTGGGCCAGCTCGGGATGCACGCGGCTACGAGAAGCACTTCGCCACCAACCATCTGGGCCATTTCCAGCTCACCCTGGCGCTGCTGCCCGCCCTGCGCGCTGCCCACGGTGCCCGCGTGGTGAACGTGTCGTCGGGTGCTCAGCGCTTTGCCGACATCCAGTGGGACGATCCGAACTTCACGGACGGGCGCAACCTCCACCTGGCCTATGCCCAGTCCAAGACCGCCAACGTGCTGTTTGCCGTCGAACTCGACCGCCGCTGGGAAGGGGCCGGTATTCGTGGCTACGCCGTGCATCCCGGTGTGGTCGCGGGCACGAAACTGAACAGCTCGGTCGGAGACGAAGCGCTGCGGAAGATGGGCCTGATCGACGAGCAGGGTCAGGCGATCATCGATCCTGAGGTGGGGAAGAAGACGCCCCAGCAGGGGGCCAGCACCATCGTCTTCGCGGCGACCAGCCCGCTGCTGAACGAAATCGGCGGCGTGTACCTCAGAGACAACGACATTTCACCGCTCGATGAAGAAGTCAAACCCCTCACCGCGCAGAGTATTCCGTCGGATGTCGCGCCGCACTCGATTGACCCGCACTCCGCTCAGCGGCTGTGGCAGCTCAGCGAGCAGCTTCTCGCAAAGTAA
- a CDS encoding YciI family protein: protein MDTPPLFVVTGRFLQPAEIVAEATPRHREWLDHQYRAGTLLLSGRQLGGQGGILLARASSQASLEALLATDPMVIEGVAAYTCQGFTPTKRAEGIEIAGIPLVK from the coding sequence ATGGACACGCCTCCCCTGTTTGTCGTCACCGGACGCTTCCTCCAGCCTGCCGAGATCGTCGCGGAAGCCACCCCACGCCACCGCGAATGGCTCGATCACCAGTACCGGGCGGGCACGCTCCTGCTGTCGGGCCGTCAGCTCGGCGGGCAGGGCGGCATCCTGCTGGCGCGGGCGAGCAGCCAGGCCAGCTTGGAGGCGCTGCTCGCCACAGATCCCATGGTGATCGAGGGCGTCGCCGCCTACACCTGCCAGGGCTTTACCCCCACGAAACGGGCAGAGGGCATCGAGATCGCAGGCATCCCCCTGGTGAAATGA
- a CDS encoding amidohydrolase family protein encodes MTSSSSVLIRNIHVVDTRTGASTPQRSVLIEHGRIRRITDSGEMASTGTEQEIDGTGKYLVPGYLDMHVHAVDEAQHTPGIWNLFLAHRVTGVRQMSGSPATLARSRHVNAERAAGTLDAPEVLMTPGGLFMGQASDEAGGRAFVRQQKALGTDFVKVVGGNREATLGILDEARVQGLTVAGHLMPALTAQESSDYGYHAVEHLGAGLGFLLDCSPQSAQIRRDYLVGGTKPPFPPTYVLNPRAYDGAQDAPFYQRVLDTFDDALCEQVLGQFAARDVWQVPTLIRIRTQDYGDAAEYRNDPNLKYLDPETRALWQHVGDDFAKIPSGAAHTLQRYYDLQRRVTGMMSEAGVKMLAGSDVGGIWLIPGHSLHQEFRELAASGLTPLEILQTTSLNGAVFAGRQDDLGTVEEGKVADLVLLEADPLSNAANLEKIGGLLLNGRYFSKADLERRKAQGSGLNLAGV; translated from the coding sequence ATGACATCAAGCAGTTCGGTTCTCATCCGGAATATCCACGTCGTAGACACCCGAACCGGGGCCAGCACGCCGCAGCGATCCGTCCTGATCGAACATGGACGCATCCGCCGCATCACCGACAGCGGGGAGATGGCTTCCACCGGCACGGAGCAGGAGATCGACGGTACCGGAAAGTACCTCGTGCCGGGCTATCTCGACATGCATGTTCACGCGGTGGACGAGGCGCAGCACACACCTGGGATCTGGAACCTCTTTCTTGCCCATAGGGTGACAGGCGTGCGTCAGATGAGCGGCTCTCCGGCGACGCTGGCACGCTCCCGGCACGTCAACGCTGAGCGCGCGGCCGGCACGCTGGATGCCCCGGAAGTGCTGATGACCCCCGGCGGCCTCTTCATGGGCCAGGCGTCGGACGAGGCGGGGGGGCGGGCCTTCGTGCGTCAGCAGAAAGCGCTGGGTACCGACTTCGTGAAGGTGGTGGGTGGAAACCGTGAGGCCACGCTCGGCATTCTCGACGAGGCCAGGGTGCAGGGGCTGACTGTCGCGGGCCACCTCATGCCTGCTCTGACCGCGCAGGAGAGCAGCGACTATGGCTACCACGCCGTCGAACACCTGGGGGCAGGTCTGGGTTTTCTGCTGGACTGCTCGCCGCAGTCCGCGCAGATCCGCCGAGATTATCTTGTGGGCGGGACGAAACCCCCGTTTCCGCCCACTTACGTCCTCAATCCGCGCGCGTATGACGGAGCACAGGACGCACCGTTCTACCAGCGGGTGCTGGATACCTTCGACGACGCGCTGTGCGAGCAGGTGCTGGGCCAGTTCGCGGCGCGTGACGTCTGGCAGGTGCCGACCCTAATCCGCATCCGCACGCAGGATTACGGAGACGCTGCCGAATACCGCAACGACCCGAACCTGAAGTACCTCGACCCGGAGACTCGGGCACTGTGGCAGCACGTCGGCGACGACTTCGCGAAGATTCCTTCCGGCGCTGCTCATACCTTGCAGCGTTACTACGATCTGCAACGGCGCGTGACCGGGATGATGAGCGAGGCGGGCGTGAAGATGCTCGCCGGTTCGGACGTCGGCGGCATCTGGCTGATTCCGGGCCACAGCCTGCATCAGGAATTCCGTGAGCTGGCCGCCTCTGGTCTGACGCCGCTGGAGATTCTTCAGACTACGAGCCTGAACGGCGCGGTCTTCGCCGGGCGACAGGACGATCTGGGCACCGTCGAGGAGGGGAAGGTGGCCGACCTGGTGCTGCTCGAAGCCGACCCGCTGTCGAACGCCGCGAATCTGGAGAAGATCGGCGGGCTGCTGCTCAACGGGCGATATTTTTCGAAGGCCGACCTGGAAAGACGTAAGGCGCAGGGCTCGGGCTTGAACCTTGCAGGTGTGTGA